From Drosophila suzukii chromosome 2R, CBGP_Dsuzu_IsoJpt1.0, whole genome shotgun sequence, a single genomic window includes:
- the LOC108019685 gene encoding uncharacterized protein: MLPTNQNLAVLSPFVRLAVRQAAFRMTGRFAYSTRRNPGAGDRDLNLNKNDEYLGRQRDEPNPEYHHAPRCYVKNFQKYQEQVQDRGEVQTIRFRNPRYRWADFRRRMVYGTYDI, from the coding sequence ATGCTGCCGACCAACCAGAACCTCGCGGTCCTATCCCCCTTCGTCCGACTGGCTGTCCGCCAAGCCGCGTTCCGCATGACTGGAAGATTCGCCTATTCGACACGCCGCAACCCGGGCGCGGGGGATCGGGATCTCAATCTCAACAAGAACGATGAGTACCTGGGCCGTCAGCGGGACGAACCGAACCCGGAGTACCACCACGCTCCCCGATGCTACGTGAAGAATTTCCAGAAGTACCAGGAACAAGTGCAGGACCGCGGCGAGGTGCAGACGATCCGCTTCCGTAATCCCCGCTACCGCTGGGCGGACTTCCGGCGACGAATGGTTTATGGGACCTACGACATCTAG
- the LOC108019701 gene encoding uncharacterized protein: protein MIKIFKSLRGKGRCLVREFQTRPKIYQEPGVFVHPELRRSIPLVYFRRGDLPQKLDLKLHSSRNCEISPLERNKRCKEYFRQFCRRQHSCFSRTYHWSEFRRKMIYGSY from the coding sequence ATgataaaaattttcaaaagcCTCCGAGGCAAAGGCCGTTGTCTCGTCCGGGAATTTCAAACGCGACCAAAAATCTACCAGGAACCCGGCGTCTTCGTACATCCGGAGCTTCGTCGCAGCATCCCCCTCGTTTACTTCCGCAGAGGTGACTTGCCGCAGAAACTGGATCTCAAATTGCATTCCAGCCGAAACTGCGAAATATCCCCTTTGGAAAGAAATAAACGGTGCAAGGAGTACTTCCGCCAGTTTTGCAGGAGACAGCACAGCTGCTTTTCCCGAACTTACCATTGGTCCGAGTTCCGGCGAAAGATGATCTACGGCAGTTACTAA
- the LOC108019674 gene encoding uncharacterized protein: MPIFARNLPSIRHMAKRSLIEGRRSLTAISGLEKGQNSAGQVLAPWHKDWPTREEGFAVAQLLRQRQQKRQWSNNYSGLDSAMFRPVTKPDDLANRRNNVVVAQNAARRRKVKSTQVPNYDDSEAYRAQQEWEAKQQEQMQEQMQEQQKEPEAKDEDHDYESDLEVRSVREAVFGQPEDNTEEDEDRARADQELLQRVALASSKQQERPLSASISRKVISPYNSYRSHRTRWAEFRHSMIYGRTSF, from the coding sequence ATGCCAATCTTTGCCAGGAACCTGCCCTCTATTCGCCACATGGCCAAGCGCAGTCTGATTGAAGGCCGGCGCTCACTGACCGCCATTTCGGGCCTGGAGAAGGGCCAAAATAGCGCTGGCCAGGTCTTAGCTCCCTGGCACAAGGATTGGCCGACGAGGGAAGAGGGCTTTGCGGTCGCGCAGCTCCTTCGGCAGAGGCAGCAGAAGCGCCAGTGGAGCAACAACTACTCCGGCCTGGACTCCGCCATGTTCCGACCCGTTACCAAGCCGGATGACCTCGCGAACCGCCGAAACAATGTGGTGGTCGCCCAGAATGCGGCCAGGAGGCGGAAGGTCAAGTCCACGCAAGTGCCCAACTACGACGACTCTGAAGCCTACAGGGCGCAGCAGGAATGGGAGGCCAAGCAGCAGGAGCAGATGCAGGAGCAGATGCAGGAGCAGCAGAAGGAACCGGAAGCCAAAGACGAGGACCACGACTACGAGTCGGACCTCGAGGTCCGCTCCGTTCGGGAGGCGGTCTTCGGCCAGCCGGAGGACAACACGGAGGAGGACGAGGACCGAGCCCGGGCCGACCAGGAGCTTCTCCAAAGGGTCGCCCTCGCCTCCTCCAAGCAGCAGGAACGTCCGCTCAGTGCGTCCATCTCGCGGAAGGTCATATCGCCATACAACTCCTACCGCAGCCATCGCACCCGCTGGGCGGAGTTCCGGCACAGCATGATCTACGGCCGCACGAGCTTCTAG
- the LOC108019691 gene encoding venom serine protease, whose translation MYELKFSGFLVLILISVACAQQQCTRFYDLQPNRMINITSFNYPGALPSGSNCRYRLKAPSNHVIYLSCRFELFPDTCGSEFLFISRDGDLQFRDGERYCRMGQVNRISNFQTMAFAYYSSSPQTQQRSRLNCQAVARPAPCDCGWSFPTRIANGVEAGKHEFPSMVGLRDLASNLPIFCGGSIVSDRFIMTAAHCTARQPVASRLLALVGEHDLSTGSESIYSAQHRIQNIYNHPGYMETASGNINDIALLQTVTPMEWSRGVAPICLPIRQAESSFNYQNVDITGWGTLGFAASKSNTLQKTTLLTMDNAVCRARFNSSITPSQLCTYDAGGRGQDSCQYDSGGPVILRQRERMFQLGVISFGRACGQPFGIGVNTRVTSHLNWMWRYVGGAVCVR comes from the exons ATGTACGAACTGAAGTTTTCGGGTTTTCTAGTCCTTATATTAATCAGTGTGGCTTGTGCCCAACAACAGTGCACCCGGTTCTATGACTTGCAGCCAAATCGAATGATAAATATTACCAGCTTCAATTATCCGGGGGCTCTACCAAGTGGTAGTAACTGTAGATATCGCTTGAAAGCCCCCAGCAATCATGTGATTTATTTGAGTTGTCGCTTTGAGTTG TTCCCCGACACCTGTGGCTCGGAGTTCCTGTTCATATCCCGGGATGGTGACCTCCAGTTTCGGGATGGCGAACGCTACTGCCGAATGGGTCAGGTCAACCGGATATCGAACTTCCAGACCATGGCCTTCGCCTACTATTCGAGCAGTCCGCAGACCCAGCAGCGATCCCGACTTAACTGCCAAGCGGTGGCCCGTCCAGCGCCCTGCGACTGCGGCTGGTCCTTCCCGACCCGCATTGCCAACGGAGTGGAGGCGGGAAAGCACGAGTTTCCCTCGATGGTGGGCCTCCGCGACTTAGCCTCCAACCTGCCCATCTTCTGCGGCGGGAGTATCGTCAGCGATCGGTTTATCATGACCGCTGCCCACTGTACCGCCCGCCAGCCAGTGGCTAGCCGCCTTTTGGCACTTGTCGGGGAGCATGACTTAAGCACGG GTAGCGAATCGATCTACTCGGCGCAACATCGCATTCAAAATATCTATAATCATCCCGGCTACATGGAAACAGCGTCTGGCAACATTAATGACATAGCCCTCCTCCAGACGGTGACGCCCATGGAATGGTCTAGGGGAGTGGCGCCCATTTGTCTTCCAATTCGACAGGC AGAGAGTAGCTTCAACTATCAAAACGTAGACATCACGGGGTGGGGAACCCTGGGCTTCGCTGCCTCCAAGTCGAACACCCTGCAGAAGACCACCCTGCTTACCATGGATAATGCCGTGTGCCGAGCTCGGTTTAACTCCAGCATCACTCCCAGCCAGCTCTGCACCTACGATGCTGGCGGCAGGGGCCAGGACTCGTGTCAGTACGATTCCGGTGGTCCAGTGATCCTGCGTCAGCGGGAGCGGATGTTCCAGCTGGGCGTGATCAGCTTTGGCCGGGCCTGCGGTCAGCCCTTCGGCATTGGGGTCAACACCAGGGTCACATCGCACCTCAACTGGATGTGGCGTTATGTGGGCGGGGCGGTGTGTGTGCGTTAA
- the LOC108019652 gene encoding venom serine protease, translated as MAKMLSRSLISLVLLAPAVLAYFEGCDNTYTLSPGTTYLESPYYPSNYPGGTSCRYKFTAPLDYYIQVQCTVALPSSNGQCTTDNFWLDPEGDLQMRGAENFCGSGTFSRDSLFREVVFAYISTGTQGGNFKCTLTTTKQNCNCGWSATARIANGQNAAANEYPSYAALKDVTSKTATFCGGTIVSHRYIVTAAHCIYMVNRATDVVAIVGTNNLVNPSRYYQQYSIIQMIPHEQYVSDPNVNNDIAVLITAGNIQWSRGVGPICLPPVGTTSPFTYDVVDVIGFGTIYFAGPTSSTLQKINLNVVSNQDCQTEYNNVATIYAGEMCTFDYSGTGRDSCQFDSGGPVILRKSKQFLVGIISFGKSCAATSYPMGVNTRVTSYISWIRQKIGNSNCVVSL; from the exons ATGGCCAAAATGCTTAGCCGCTCCCTAATCTCGTTGGTGCTGCTGGCACCTGCCGTTTTGGCCTACTTCGAGGGCTGTGATAACACCTACACCCTGAGTCCGGGAACCACCTACCTTGAGTCGCCCTACTATCCCAGTAACTATCCCGGCGGAACGTCCTGTCGGTACAAGTTTACCGCTCCCTTGGATTATTACATCCAAGTGCAATGCACTGTTGCACTGCCATCG AGCAATGGTCAGTGTACCACGGATAATTTTTGGCTGGACCCGGAGGGCGATCTTCAGATGCGTGGCGCTGAAAACTTCTGTGGCTCTGGAACCTTTTCAAGGGACTCTCTCTTCAGGGAAGTGGTCTTCGCCTACATTTCCACCGGCACCCAGGGGGGAAACTTCAAGTGCACCTTGACCACCACCAAACAGAACTGCAACTGCGGCTGGTCGGCCACTGCGCGAATTGCCAATGGCCAGAATGCGGCGGCCAACGAATATCCCAGCTACGCGGCCCTCAAGGATGTCACCTCGAAAACCGCAACCTTCTGTGGGGGAACCATAG TATCCCATCGTTATATAGTGACTGCTGCCCATTGTATCTATATGGTCAACAGGGCTACAGATGTGGTCGCTATTGTAGGAACCAATAATTTGGTAAATC cTTCCAGGTATTACCAACAATATAGTATAATACAGATGATACCCCACGAGCAATACGTAAGCGATCCGAACGTAAACAATGATATAGCGGTTTTGATAACAGCAGGTAATATTCAATGGTCCCGTGGCGTAGGTCCCATCTGTCTGCCCCCTGTGGGAAC CACCTCACCATTTACCTACGATGTCGTCGATGTGATCGGTTTTGGAACTATCTACTTTGCTGGACCCACATCCTCAACTCTGCAAAAGATCAACCTGAATGTGGTCTCAAACCAGGACTGCCAGACAGAATACAATAATGTGGCCACAATATATGCCGGGGAAATGTGCACATTTGATTATTCTGGCACAGGTCGGGACTCCTGTCAGTTCGATTCCGGTGGTCCGGTTATTCTGCGAAAATCCAAGCAGTTTTTGGTCGGAATAATCAGTTTTGGAAAGAGCTGTGCGGCAACGAGTTATCCGATGGGTGTAAATACCAGAGTAACATCGTACATAAGTTGGATACGCCAAAAGATTGGAAATTCGAACTGTGTGGTCAGCTTGTaa